DNA sequence from the Streptomyces sp. CA-210063 genome:
GGCGACCGCGATCGGCAGCACCTGGGGAAGGTAGAAGCAGGCGCGCAGCACGGCGGTGACCCGGCTGCCGAAGTGCTTGCCGACGTAGTCGAACAGGGCGGCGGCCAGGACCAGCCCGAGCGCGGTCGGCACGGCGGCCATGGCGACCACCATGAACAGGCTGTGCCGGAACGACGCCCAGAAGTCCGCATCGCCCATCAGCTCCCGGTAGTTGGCGAGCCCCGACCACTCCGGGCTGCCGACGCCCTGCCAGTCGGTGAAGCTCACCCCCGTGTTCATCAGGAACGGGACGATGACGACGGCGAAGAAGGCGAGGGCGCCGGGGAGGAGGAACAGCGCGTAGGAGTCGGTGCGGGTGCGGCGCTCCTTGCCCACCGTCGACCCCCGTTCGACGGTCACCGTCATTGCTCCGGTACGTCCTTCTCGTACGCCTCCCCGATCGCGTCCAGATACGCGTCCGGGTCCGCGCTGCCGGTGATCAGCTTCTGGGTCTCGGAGACGAGGACGTCGTAGAAGCCGGGGGCGGGCCAGTCGGGATAGAAGGCCAGTCCGTCCCTGTCGGAGAGGGTGTTGAAGTCCGCGATCAGGTCCTTGGCCCGCGGGTCGGTGATGGCGGCGGGGTCGGCGGCGACCGGGACGCCGCCCTTGTTGCCGAGCAGGTTCTGGATCTTCTCCGACATGGTGATGTCGATGAAGTCGTAGGCGAGCTCCTTGTTCTTCGCGCCCTTCGGGACGACCCAGAGGTTGCCGCCGGAGCCGAGCGTGAGGTTCGTGTCGGGCCACAGGAAGGTGCCCCAGTCGAACGTGTTCTCCGCCCTGAACCGGCCGTACCACCAGCTCCCCGAGAACAGGATCGGCGCCTTGCCCCGGATGAACGAGACACCCGCGTCCTCGGACTTGGTCCCCGTCGACTTCTCGCTGATGTACCCCTTCTTCACCCAGTCGGCGAACGTGTCCGCCCCGTACGTCCACGCGGCGTCATGGAAGTCCGCCTTCCCCTCGTACAGCTCGTAGGAGTCCACCCAGGCGCGGTCCGCCTTGCTCAACGCCAGCTGGTACAGGTACTGCTGCGCCATGTACTCGGCGCCGGCGTTGGCGAGCGGGGTGATGCCCGCGTCGACGAACTCGTCCATGGCAGCGGTGAGTTCGGCGAGGGTGGTGGGTTCGGTGATGCCGTGCTTCTTGAAGAGGTCCTTGTTGTAGAAGACCATCGTGTACTCGGCGTAGTTCGGCACGCCGTACCAGTTGCCGGAGCCCATGACCCCGTCGGCGTCGTACTGGCTGGTGGTACGGACGCCCGCGCTGAGCTTCTTGTCCCAGCCGCGCTCGGTGACCTCGGGGGTGAGGTCGGTGAGGAGGCCCTGCTTGGAGAGGAGCCCGGCGGTGGCGTTGCCCTTGTTGTACTCCATGAGGTCGGGTGCGTCGGAGGAGTTGAGGACCATCGGGGCGGTCTTCCGGATCTGTTCGAAACCTTTCTCCTCGAACTCGACCTTGACGCCCGGGTGGGTCTTCTCGAACTCCTCGATCGCCGCGTTCCAGGCCACGCCCATCGCGCTGTCGGGGCTCTCGTAGTGCCACAGGCGGAGGGTCTTGCCGTCCGCGCCGCCGCTCTCCGAACCGCCGCAGGAGGCCAGGAGCAGAGCCCCGCTGAGAGCCGCCGCGGCCATCGCCGTCACACGCCTTCGTGCCGTTGACATCCTGTGCCTCCAAGGGAGCCGGATGGTTCTCGGGGCGTCACGCGGCAGCCGTACGACGGTCGTCGAACGGCGTAGTCGAATCGTTTCGATGCGTGACGTCGAAGCGCTTCGACGGAAGGTAAGGGCGGGCTAAGGGCGCGTCAATGGGGCGGGCGGGAATTCGTCGGGGGTTCGGGGGGTCGAACGGCGGTGGGTTCGGCTGTGTGTACGGCGGTGGGTCCGCCCGCGTGTCCGGCGGTGCGCTGTGCCGAGGCGATCAGCAGGGCCAGGGCCGCCGCGGCCACCGGTACGCCGAAGCCGGTCGTCCCGGAGCCGGATCCCGGCCCGTGTTCCACCACCCAGCCGCCCAGCGCCGATCCGCCCGCGATGCCGCCGAGGAGGCCGGTGACGGCGAGGGTCATGCCCTCGTTCAACTGCCCCTTGGGAGTGCGGTGTTGGACGAGGGACATGGCGGTGACCATGGTGGGGGCGGTGGCCATGCCGGCCAGGAGGAGGGCGGGGGCGAGGAGGACGAGGGAGCCGGTGGTGGTGGCGGTGAGCCAGGGCAGCGTCATCAGGGTCGTCATCGCCGCCAGGCACCAGGGGAAGCGGCGGTCCGCGGGGCCCGTCACCCGTAGGGCGCCGAAGGCCAGGCCCGCCGCGCAGGAGCCCGCCGCCTGGAGGCCGAGGATCACGCCCGCCGCCGAGGCGTGGCCCCGGGCGTCCGCGTAGGCGATGGTGACGACCTCCAGGGAGCCGAAGACCGCGCCGGTGGCGAGGAAGACGGCGAGGAGAGCCGGGATACCGGGGGTGCGGAGGGGGGACTTCGCGGTCGTACGGCCGGTGGGGGGCGGTTCCGTGGAGCGTTGGGCGGCGAAGATCAGTACGCCGGTCATGCAGAGGAGGCCGCCCATGAGGGTGCCGGCCTCCGGGAAGAGGGTGGTGCAGAGGAAGGCCGCGAGGACCGGGCCGAGCATGAAGCAGAGTTCGTCCGCCGCCTGTTCGAAGGAGTTGGCGGTGTGCAGGGCTGCCGGGTCGTCCTTCAGGAGGTGGGCCCAGCGGGCTCGGGCCATGCCGCCGGTGTTGGGGGCGGTGGCGGTGGCCGCGTACGAGGCGAAGAGGGTCCAGTCGGGGGCGTTCCAGTGGACGCAGGCGATCAGGGCGAGGCCGCCCAGGAATGCGAGTGCGGTGGCGGGGACGGCGACCTTGGCCTGGCCGTGGCGGTCCACCAGGCGGGCGGTCCAGGGGGCGA
Encoded proteins:
- a CDS encoding ABC transporter substrate-binding protein, which produces MSTARRRVTAMAAAALSGALLLASCGGSESGGADGKTLRLWHYESPDSAMGVAWNAAIEEFEKTHPGVKVEFEEKGFEQIRKTAPMVLNSSDAPDLMEYNKGNATAGLLSKQGLLTDLTPEVTERGWDKKLSAGVRTTSQYDADGVMGSGNWYGVPNYAEYTMVFYNKDLFKKHGITEPTTLAELTAAMDEFVDAGITPLANAGAEYMAQQYLYQLALSKADRAWVDSYELYEGKADFHDAAWTYGADTFADWVKKGYISEKSTGTKSEDAGVSFIRGKAPILFSGSWWYGRFRAENTFDWGTFLWPDTNLTLGSGGNLWVVPKGAKNKELAYDFIDITMSEKIQNLLGNKGGVPVAADPAAITDPRAKDLIADFNTLSDRDGLAFYPDWPAPGFYDVLVSETQKLITGSADPDAYLDAIGEAYEKDVPEQ
- a CDS encoding MFS transporter, which codes for MPHSSQKRPTAAPHKGRGELRDQPQQSRTRQRTRTPELPGATTPYRTLFKKPGTLRFTAAGILARLPMGMFSVSAILMIAGSRDSYALAGAVVATGLAATALVAPWTARLVDRHGQAKVAVPATALAFLGGLALIACVHWNAPDWTLFASYAATATAPNTGGMARARWAHLLKDDPAALHTANSFEQAADELCFMLGPVLAAFLCTTLFPEAGTLMGGLLCMTGVLIFAAQRSTEPPPTGRTTAKSPLRTPGIPALLAVFLATGAVFGSLEVVTIAYADARGHASAAGVILGLQAAGSCAAGLAFGALRVTGPADRRFPWCLAAMTTLMTLPWLTATTTGSLVLLAPALLLAGMATAPTMVTAMSLVQHRTPKGQLNEGMTLAVTGLLGGIAGGSALGGWVVEHGPGSGSGTTGFGVPVAAAALALLIASAQRTAGHAGGPTAVHTAEPTAVRPPEPPTNSRPPH